The stretch of DNA ACCAATGTCAGCCCTTCCCCATCTTCGGCTTGGAAATCTTTTTGACCGATAAATCCTGGCATACGCTGGACAATATCCAACATCCGTTGCGTGAGTTTTCCTAGTTCTTCGAGATTAGCGTCTTCGCGCACGCGTGCGCGGAATACAGTAACGATCATAGTCCCTCCTAAGTTGTATACTGCAAGCAGACAAGTAGCCTGCAGACGCCTTAGATGCACGAAGGCAGCTATCGGTTTCACTCCTTTAATCCAAGAACGTCCCGCGCTGATAATCTTCAAACGCCTTAACGATCTCCTCGCGCGTGTTCATCACAAACGGCCCATAGCGGGCAATGGGCTCGCGCAGCGGTTTTCCTGCCAACAGGAGAAAGCGGACGTCTTCGTTCTCGGTCTTCACAGTAAGGGCTTCACCATCAGAAAGAACGGCGAGCTGCTGTGCCGCCACACGCTGGCCGGAAGTCGAATCTGTCGCCCCAAAGGAGCCTTGGCCAACGAAGACATAGCAGAGGGCAGTGTGATCGTTTTGCACAGAGAGTGAATAGTTCGTGTGACGTGGAACGTGGACATCAAGGTACAGAGGCTCCGTCACAATACCTTGGAAAGCGCCAGTGACGCCTGCGATTTTTCCGGCAACTACACGAATTTTTACACCATCAGGAGTTGTAACCTCAGGAACATTCTCAGGCGGAATGTCCTGATAGCGTGGTGCGGTCATCTTCTGCGCTGCAGGAAGATTGACCCACAACTGAAAGCCCCACATGAGACCGTTATCCTGTTTGGGCATCTCTGAGTGAATAATGCCACGCCCAGCAGTCATCCATTGCACACTGCCAGCAACAAGATTGCCCTCGTTCCCCCTGTGATCCTTGTGTTGCATCGAACCAGCGAGCATGTACGTCACCGTCTCAAAGCCCCGATGCGGATGATCAGGAAATCCGGCAAGATAGTCGTTCCTCTGGTCCGACTTGAACTCATCGAGCAACAAGAACGGATCGAGCGCGTCAAGCGTTTGCGAACCAATCGTGCGAAACAAACGCACTCCGGCTCCATCTGACGTCGGTTGCGCCTTGATGATTCGCGTCACTGCACGTGTCGACATAGGTCGCTCCTTACTGGTAGCAATGCATCAAAAGCCACCATAATTCTTCCCTATGTGTATCCGAAGTGGTTGCTCGATACCATGTCAGTCCCAACGGACCGATGAAAGAGGAGCTTGCGTCACTCGCGTAAGATACGTAAGCAAAGGAAGTACCGAGGGGAGCCGTGGTATGCAGTACGCATTTGCTACTAACCCAACACTAAGTGAACCACTGTTCGACTTGATCGATACCGTCTTTCCTGGGCTTCGGCAGGTCGCATTGCATGCTCGTGCGTTAGGAGCGCCGTGGGAATCGGTCTCGACACCGTTTGTCACTCGTGAGGGAACACGCGTTCTTGCTCATGTCGGTGTTATTGAACTGTCGCTCATTGTACTCGGCGAGCAAGTGACGGTCGGGTCTATCCACGGCGTTGCGACGCAGCCTGACTGTCGCCGTCACGGGCATTATCGTCAGCTTATTGAAGAAGCCCTGTACTATTGTGACCAGCGTTATGCAACACAAATTCTTACCACTGAGCATCCAGAGTATTTCGAGCCGTTTGGGTTTCGAGTCGTTCAGGAGCATGGCTTCACTGTGCACTATCACCCGACACAGCATGGTAACGGCATGCGCCTCCTCGACCTCAGTTGTGCACCAGACATTGCTCTCCTACATCGCCTGCTTGAAACCCGAGTGCCAGTCTCACAGGCAGTTGGTGTCGTCAACGAAAAAGCGGTCTTCTGCTTTAATGAAGGCAGCCGTCCGCTGTACTACGCCGAAGACCTCGATGTGATGTTATGTCTTGAGCAGGAAGGAACCCATCTCACGCTGTTTGACGTTGTCGGACCGCAGATTCCACCGCTGTTAGCGATTGTCGAGCGCATACCCCAGCGGGTTGCGGAAGTGTCGATTTGCTTTACCCCCGATCGTCTGAGCGTACAAGCTGAAGCCCGGCCGTACCTCTTTGAGCACGACGGCCCGTCATATTTTATGGTACGCGGGCCGTTTGCAGCAGAAGGACATCCATTCTCGCTCCCGCGCTCGGCGCGGACGTAAGCACATCTCACCTGTTATTGTTACCCAGCCTCGCCTTCTTCGGGCGGCGGAGGTTCGGCCTCTCCCATTGTGAGGTTGTCAAAGCGTGTATACTCACGACGAAACGCGAGTCGCACCGTCCCCGTGGGTCCGTTGCGTTGCTTGCCAACGACAATCTCCGCGACCCCCTCATCTTGTGAGTCTGACTTATAGACCTCGTCGCGGTAGATAAACATGATCACGTCTGCGTCCTGCTCAATTGAGCCCGAATTATGACTCACAACCCCATCGGCAAGCCACGAGGAAGGCCCTGGTACGGTTAAGTCATATACCTCTTCCTCACCTGCAGGCTCAATTGCTACGATCCTGTCCCAGAAGAGGTCACTCGTAGCTCGAGCGCGTAGATGCTCACTCGACAGTAAGTTTGCATACTCAAGCAATACTTGTCGTGAAGGTGCAAAGCGGAAATGAGCCGTACCACCATAGGAGGTGCCGCGAGCAGAAGCCATTGCGCGCTGGGAAATGCCCTGCTCGACCATGAGGTCTTTCACCTGCACGAACCATTCCTGAGGAACCGTATCAACGTTCGTGTTAGAGCGTACCGAACGAAGCGCCTGACGCAGTAGTTCAGCTTTCTGCCGGCGAGGACCAAATGCACCAACGGCGTTGAGGAACTGCAATTGCTGCTCTGCTCCAGACACCGTCACCAGATGGGTAGGTCGATGCGTCCCTTTCTGGACGGTATAGACGCGCGCCACGATACCACAGCGAAGTAAGAGCGCGAGCACATCCTGGGCTAAACCGGGACTGTTGGTACTATACATCACCGCATGCCCACCACGTTGGTCTTCAGAACGAACAGAGATCGTCCCATCTGTCGCCCAGAGATGGCGGAGAAACAGGGCAATGTGGTCATTCTTTAGGCGGAAGACTTCCGCAGGAACTCGTTTTTCATGTGATCGTTGACCATAGATACCAAGGTCACGCAACCACTTGTTTACTCCAGCAGGATGCCAACGATTGCCGTTGCCACTCATCACCAACTGATGCCAATTTCTCCGGCCTGGATGTCGGGTGACCTGTACGCCAAACTCATTTCGCGCCGATTCTGCTACGATTCGACTATTCTCCTCGGAACTCGTCGTATAACGAAGGGGCTGGTGTTTTACATAGCTCCCGTCACCAATTAGCTGAGCCAGCAGCGCAACACGAGCATCCGACCATGACTCTGCATCCTGTGGCTCTGGTATCCGACGCGCAAGCGCGAGACGATCACCAATGTTCAATTCCTCTACCCGCTTCCATCCCTCTGCACCCAGCAATCTGTGCCGAGCGGTCGCACGAATATATCGACCACTGGCAAGCCGGATAGAGAATATAGGTCGAGTCCCCACTCGCCAGACACGATCACTGCGCGCAGGTACGATCTGCCCAGCTTGGGAAACAGCAAAGACTTCTGGTGTCGTCCCCACAAGATCCCGAATTGCGACTCGCCGCCCGTCAGTAAGGACAACAAGCGTATCTCCAGTAACGCATTCGCGAATATCCGACATCATCGGTCGCTTGTCGGCACGCTGCTCCACTTGGCGATTAAGCTGCGAGAGTGCGATCACCGGCACGTCCAATTCTTTCGCCAGTGCCTTGAGGCTCCGGGAGATTTCCGAGAGTTCTTGCGTACGATTCTCCGAGGACGTAAGGCCGCGCATGAGTTGTAAGTAATCGATAACAATTAAGCCGACGTTCGCTTCGCGCTTGAGGCGACGAGCTTTGGCGCGCAATTCGAGCACATTCTGTGCTGGCGTATCATCAATAAACACTGGTGCTTCGGCCAATCGCCCCGCCGCCATCGCCAGACGAGGGAAATCTCGTTCACCCAGGTAGCCCGTGCGTACCTTTGCATTATCAACCCGTGCTTCGGAGCAAAGCATGCGCATCACTAACTGTTCTTTCGACATTTCGAGCGAGAAGACACCGACTGCGGTGTTCGCGTGCAACGCTACATATTGGGCGATATTGAGCACGAAGGCGGTGTTATGCACCAATACGTCACTGGCAACGAAATTGTGTGTTTCTGGGATAGTCAGATCATAGACTCGATGGTCACCAATATATTCGATTTCGACGATCGTGTCCCAATAGACATCACTCGTTGCTAACGCGATGAGCTGCTGCGATTGTAACACTTGTCCGAGCAGGTGCAGTGTTTCTCGTCGTGGTTGTCGCCGCCAATTATGAATATTGTGAGACGCCTCGCGTCCCATCTGTGCGTAGATTTCTCGCCAGCTCTTGGTTGTCTTGGCTGCATTCACCAGTGCCCAGACTTCAAGCGGGAGTGTATCTTTGGTCCAGCCTTGGCGACGGGTCGAGACAATGTTCACTACTTGTTGTAAAGCCTTTTCTTTGCCAAAGATGCCAATTTCTCGGGCAAAGGTGAGAATATCCGCTGCGCCAAGAATCTCGACTTCGTACGCAATCCGCTGAGTTTCTTTGTAGCGGACGTTCTTCTCGCGCAGTTTACTAAGGATGCCAAAGCGGAGGAGCAAGTGCTGCACTTGCCGTGCCAGCTTGGCAGAAACTGAAGAATAACTGACCCCGGTTTGCTGCGTCTTATAAACAAAAACACTCCCATCGCAACTGAATAAACGATTTAAGAACAGGGCAAGTTTCTCTTTTGGGAGCGTGAATACCACTGGAGGAGTAAATTTCTCCGCCGCTCCCTTACCCAGAAGCCCTTGCTCAGCTAACAACTGTGTCACACCATCGAGCTGGTTCGCACTCCCAACAAAATCCGCCATAATACGCGGATTGCCATTGGCGAAACGCGGATAGGCTTCAGTGAGATCACCATCGCCAAGTAAATAGCCCAGCAGCTTCACTGTGTGATCCGGTAGATCACCATTACCGAAGATAGGAAGAGTGCGCGGAACCGCCACGCGGTCCCCTACCTGCAACTCAGCTAAAGGACGCCATCCAGCTAGGCTGAGAAAAGGATGACTAAGCGTTGTCTCAACTTCACGACCAAGAGCGGTACGCACCCGATAGACCGGTTTTACACCATCGGGAATATAATAACTTGGCGAGGTCGTACGTAGCTTGAGCTCTCCATCGAGGGTTAAAAGATTGACCTTCTCAGTTTGGCAAATCTCCTCAATCGTTCGCACGACTCCAGTCTCAGCGTCAACGATTTCAGCATCATACTTAAGACACTTCCCCATACTCGGTCTTGCCGCAACGATGATCAAATCAGCAGGCTGTAACCCAGCGGTCATGCGATCAAGATCCAAAAATCCGGTGGGGACACCGGTCACCAACTCTTTGCGCTCGAAGAGACGCTCCACGGTTTTCACCGTGTCCATGATCATCTCGCTCATCTTGAAGAAAGCCGGACGCACGCGTTTCTCTGATACCTCAAAAATGAGCCGCTCGGCTTCATCAAGAAACCGCTCGATATCCTCTTCGCCACTGTAACAGCGGCTGGCAATTTCATTCGAGACGTTGATCAAACTGCGGAGTACGGCCTTCTCGCGCACGATACGGGCATAATGGGCCATGTTCGCAGCGCTCGGTACCTTATCGACCAGTTCCGCCAGGTACGTCGCACCGCCGATGTCTTGCAGTTCACCACGTGCTTTGAGCGTATCAGTGAGGGTAATCAGATCGATCGGTTCACCTTTTTCGCTCAACGCCAACATGGCGCGAAAAATCTTACGATGCGCCTCGCGATAAAAGTCCTCAGCGCCCATCGACTCGATCGCACGATCGAGTGCGTGCGGATCGAGTAACACTCCGCCTAAAACGGATTCTTCAGCGTCTAAACTCTGTGGAGGAACCTTACGAAGCGCATCTTCGAGAATGGCCACAATCGTCTCCCTCAGTTACAGGACAACACTCACGGATTTTTTCATTTTCTCTTTTTCTTCGCTTTGCGACAAGAGGCTACGCATCGATAGTCGACCGCACGTACGCAAACAAACGCGACAGTTCAGTCAGCCCATCGGCGATACGCGGCCCATACCAACACAACGCCATGCCATCAATACAGTAGAAATGCCCGCCGCGACCAGCCGGGGTATCCGCTAATTCCTTGAGGTGAACAAAATGCTTATTGGTGAACGGATACGGTTCACTCGGCAACACCACGGCTTCTGGCTCGTACACAGCGATCTCTTCGAGGGTGGTCGAAAAATAGCGATCAGCTTTGGCGCGCACGACATTCTCGGCTCCGCAACTCCACAGCATATCATCAGCGTAGGTATCCGCATTAAACGTCATCCACGGTTTTCGCCAGATTGGACAAAACACTCGCAATCGCGGTCCTGCAGCGGATGCCCGTAGCACCTGCTCGTAGAGTGAACGTAATCGCCCCACCATTGCATCACTCGTAGTTTGGCATCCGAGGACTGGGCCAAGGCGTTCGATCATGGCGATGCCACCAGCCACCGTGCGTGGTGCAGTGACATACACTGCCAACCCTCGCTCGGTCAGGGCCGTAAAATCTTCTTGGCGATTTTCTTCATCAT from Deltaproteobacteria bacterium encodes:
- a CDS encoding antibiotic biosynthesis monooxygenase — its product is MIVTVFRARVREDANLEELGKLTQRMLDIVQRMPGFIGQKDFQAEDGEGLTLVEFDTMENQIRWRDHPEHKAAQELGRKKFFKEYSVQVCELVRGARL
- a CDS encoding pirin family protein; translated protein: MSTRAVTRIIKAQPTSDGAGVRLFRTIGSQTLDALDPFLLLDEFKSDQRNDYLAGFPDHPHRGFETVTYMLAGSMQHKDHRGNEGNLVAGSVQWMTAGRGIIHSEMPKQDNGLMWGFQLWVNLPAAQKMTAPRYQDIPPENVPEVTTPDGVKIRVVAGKIAGVTGAFQGIVTEPLYLDVHVPRHTNYSLSVQNDHTALCYVFVGQGSFGATDSTSGQRVAAQQLAVLSDGEALTVKTENEDVRFLLLAGKPLREPIARYGPFVMNTREEIVKAFEDYQRGTFLD
- a CDS encoding GNAT family N-acetyltransferase, translating into MQYAFATNPTLSEPLFDLIDTVFPGLRQVALHARALGAPWESVSTPFVTREGTRVLAHVGVIELSLIVLGEQVTVGSIHGVATQPDCRRHGHYRQLIEEALYYCDQRYATQILTTEHPEYFEPFGFRVVQEHGFTVHYHPTQHGNGMRLLDLSCAPDIALLHRLLETRVPVSQAVGVVNEKAVFCFNEGSRPLYYAEDLDVMLCLEQEGTHLTLFDVVGPQIPPLLAIVERIPQRVAEVSICFTPDRLSVQAEARPYLFEHDGPSYFMVRGPFAAEGHPFSLPRSART
- the dnaB gene encoding replicative DNA helicase — protein: MLEDALRKVPPQSLDAEESVLGGVLLDPHALDRAIESMGAEDFYREAHRKIFRAMLALSEKGEPIDLITLTDTLKARGELQDIGGATYLAELVDKVPSAANMAHYARIVREKAVLRSLINVSNEIASRCYSGEEDIERFLDEAERLIFEVSEKRVRPAFFKMSEMIMDTVKTVERLFERKELVTGVPTGFLDLDRMTAGLQPADLIIVAARPSMGKCLKYDAEIVDAETGVVRTIEEICQTEKVNLLTLDGELKLRTTSPSYYIPDGVKPVYRVRTALGREVETTLSHPFLSLAGWRPLAELQVGDRVAVPRTLPIFGNGDLPDHTVKLLGYLLGDGDLTEAYPRFANGNPRIMADFVGSANQLDGVTQLLAEQGLLGKGAAEKFTPPVVFTLPKEKLALFLNRLFSCDGSVFVYKTQQTGVSYSSVSAKLARQVQHLLLRFGILSKLREKNVRYKETQRIAYEVEILGAADILTFAREIGIFGKEKALQQVVNIVSTRRQGWTKDTLPLEVWALVNAAKTTKSWREIYAQMGREASHNIHNWRRQPRRETLHLLGQVLQSQQLIALATSDVYWDTIVEIEYIGDHRVYDLTIPETHNFVASDVLVHNTAFVLNIAQYVALHANTAVGVFSLEMSKEQLVMRMLCSEARVDNAKVRTGYLGERDFPRLAMAAGRLAEAPVFIDDTPAQNVLELRAKARRLKREANVGLIVIDYLQLMRGLTSSENRTQELSEISRSLKALAKELDVPVIALSQLNRQVEQRADKRPMMSDIRECVTGDTLVVLTDGRRVAIRDLVGTTPEVFAVSQAGQIVPARSDRVWRVGTRPIFSIRLASGRYIRATARHRLLGAEGWKRVEELNIGDRLALARRIPEPQDAESWSDARVALLAQLIGDGSYVKHQPLRYTTSSEENSRIVAESARNEFGVQVTRHPGRRNWHQLVMSGNGNRWHPAGVNKWLRDLGIYGQRSHEKRVPAEVFRLKNDHIALFLRHLWATDGTISVRSEDQRGGHAVMYSTNSPGLAQDVLALLLRCGIVARVYTVQKGTHRPTHLVTVSGAEQQLQFLNAVGAFGPRRQKAELLRQALRSVRSNTNVDTVPQEWFVQVKDLMVEQGISQRAMASARGTSYGGTAHFRFAPSRQVLLEYANLLSSEHLRARATSDLFWDRIVAIEPAGEEEVYDLTVPGPSSWLADGVVSHNSGSIEQDADVIMFIYRDEVYKSDSQDEGVAEIVVGKQRNGPTGTVRLAFRREYTRFDNLTMGEAEPPPPEEGEAG
- a CDS encoding cobalamin-binding protein, whose amino-acid sequence is MEFLDEVSRTVSFAQTPRRIVCLVPSITETLFALGVGERVVGVTEYCTHPPDAVARVTKVGGTKDPQIETIVRLAPDIVIVNDEENRQEDFTALTERGLAVYVTAPRTVAGGIAMIERLGPVLGCQTTSDAMVGRLRSLYEQVLRASAAGPRLRVFCPIWRKPWMTFNADTYADDMLWSCGAENVVRAKADRYFSTTLEEIAVYEPEAVVLPSEPYPFTNKHFVHLKELADTPAGRGGHFYCIDGMALCWYGPRIADGLTELSRLFAYVRSTIDA